The following coding sequences lie in one Drosophila sulfurigaster albostrigata strain 15112-1811.04 chromosome 2R, ASM2355843v2, whole genome shotgun sequence genomic window:
- the LOC133837371 gene encoding uncharacterized protein LOC133837371, which produces MKDFRILGIALFCFTLFLDCECQNANTVSSGPRQMQKTSFSCSGRPAGYYADVETGCQVYHMCDGLGRQFSYTCPNTTLFQQRMLICDHWYMVNCSKAESNYAANLLIGQRDKPFVNDEENNLRTPRPDLLDRPYAPDYGGESFRSQYKQLTPSQNQIRDDSTKGSIKLDAQLAQNGQTRWRIPPPSRTILPPAYEPQIELTSSTSRPRSSTTTTTTTTTTTTRRPSSTTKRTEALHQRKSTFFIAEQDADDLGTSHSTRYNTSADFNSVELAAGKKDTKPVKFIKPPSKIYEPPFVYPIYNQDDALQQQQQPATETLRTSSAAPFTRFTGAVSGAAVVSTTARPLSRPTTFAGQPFSYSTLPTTASTAANSYRPAAVAVPLETRTPTPAQSFRLVTPSATAAPRVLPLKAELPFNDLLPPYVEFVPHDIATTQGPPIYYEWKVPANGLEPPKLDPPIGVDGREYPETTGDYTSKGHKQESFNSKLNDLASQSSLTKRLPSSRSIKTNELPSVVATEKAQRRSDVVATGNAASTDITQLRKQLLIPEYAFPLEQIGRTGYAPGSSAAGDLYNSFQLKIPERRSSSLNSASSSSSTGISTKGKWFGENPKCPECHPSFVLPGTCEPCLRR; this is translated from the exons ATGAAAGATTTTCGTATTTTGGGTATCGCATTATTCTGCTTCACGCTATTTTTGGACTGTGAG TGCCAAAATGCCAACACTGTCTCGAGTGGCCCACGTCAGATGCAGAAGACTTCGTTCTCGTGCTCAGGTCGCCCCGCTGGCTACTATGCGGACGTGGAGACAGGCTGTCAG GTGTATCACATGTGCGATGGCCTAGGAAGGCAGTTCAGTTACACTTGCCCGAACACGACGCTCTTCCAGCAGCGCATGCTCATCTGCGATCACTGGTACATGGTCAACTGCTCTAAGGCGGAGAGCAACTACGCTGCGAATCTTTTAATAG GTCAGCGTGATAAACCCTTTGTTAATGATGAGGAGAACAATCTGCGCACGCCACGCCCTGATCTGCTGGATCGTCCTTATGCACCTGATTATGGCGGTGAATCCTTCAGAAGTCAATACAAG CAACTGACGCCCAGTCAAAATCAAATACGCGACGACAGCACAAAGGGTTCCATCAAACTGGATGCGCAGTTGGCACAAAATGGACAAACTCGCTGGCGCATTCCGCCGCCAAGTCGCACCATTCTGCCACCAGCCTATGAGCCACAGATTGAGCTAACCAGCAGCACATCCAGACCAAGATCAAGcaccacaacgacaaccacaactacaacaaccacaactcGCAGACCCAGCTCGACAACAAAGCGCACTGAGGCGCTGCATCAGCGCAAGTCCACGTTCTTTATCGCAGAGCAGGATGCGGATGATTTGGGCACCAGTCACAGCACTAGATACAACACTTCTGCGGACTTTAACTCGGTAGAGCTGGCAGCGGGCAAGAAGGACACGAAACCGGTGAAGTTCATCAAGCCGCCATCGAAGATCTACGAGCCACCTTTTGTGTACCCTATCTACAATCAGGATGATgcactgcaacagcagcagcagccagcaaccgAAACATTGCGCACTTCGTCGGCAGCTCCATTCACGCGTTTCACTGGCGCTGTCAGTGGTGCAGCGGTGGTCAGCACCACAGCGCGTCCTTTGAGTCGACCAACCACATTTGCCGGCCAGCCCTTCTCCTACTCCACGCTGCCGACCACAGCGAGCACTGCTGCAAATAGCTATCggccagctgctgttgctgtgccgCTAGAGACGCGCACGCCAACGCCAGCGCAGAGCTTCCGCCTGGTCACGCCCTCAGCTACTGCTGCACCTCGAGTTTTACCGCTGAAGGCGGAGCTGCCGTTCAACGATCTGTTGCCGCCTTACGTGGAGTTTGTGCCACACGACATTGCCACCACGCAGGGTCCGCCCATTTACTACGAGTGGAAGGTGCCCGCCAATGGCCTGGAGCCACCCAAGTTGGATCCACCAATCGGTGTCGATGGTCGCGAGTATCCCGAGACAACGGGCGACTACACAAGCAAAGGGCACAAGCAGGAAAGCTTCAACAGCAAGCTGAATGATCTGGCCAGCCAGAGTTCGCTGACCAAACGTTTGCCCAGCTCGCGTTCCATCAAGACCAATGAGCTGCCCTCTGTGGTGGCCACTGAGAAGGCCCAACGACGCTCCGATGTGGTTGCCACTGGCAATGCTGCATCCACGGACATTACACAGCTGCGCAAGCAGTTGCTGATACCGGAGTACGCATTCCCATTGGAGCAAATCGGACGCACTGGCTACGCACCTGGCTCGAGTGCCGCTGGTGATTTGTACAATTCGTTTCAGCTGAAGATTCCCGaacgtcgcagcagcagcttgaaCAGCgccagtagcagcagcagcactggGATCTCAACAAAGGGTAAATGGTTTGGCGAGAATCCCAAGTGTCCCGAGTGCCATCCATCGTTTGTGCTGCCCGGCACCTGCGAGCCCTGCCTGCGTAGATAG
- the LOC133835595 gene encoding uncharacterized protein LOC133835595 — MNSKENGPGANCNQSFDDDNCSNYSGNSHVSARPGPDMHSSIEGEEEDEQPIRVRDMINLYNYATQKNQELAQAKSIYFGSNLKGIDMEAPQQQQQLQQEQECCNGIYLNVPVNDSQQPGGSHVYKSKPGNFHLTTSDDQTSMQQSLQGDGAGGESIEKSYQSKTTIRRTEQGVRIIIDIFFDKQEHDIDIIGSRVETDIPESRILAEFQQHSLAMRSQQLKSNQSPNV, encoded by the exons atgaatAGCAAAGAGAACGGTCCTGGCGCTAATTGCAATCAAAGTTTCGATGATGACAATTGCAGCAACTATTCCGGAAATTCCCATGTGAGTGCACGACCCGGGCCGGATATGCACTCAAGTATCGAaggagaggaggaggatgagcAACCGATACGTGTTCGCGACATGATCAATCTATATAATTATGCCACACAAAAGAATCAGGAATTGGCCCAGGCCAAGTCCATCTACTTTGGTTCGAACTTGAAGGGCATCGACATGGAGGcacctcagcagcagcaacagttgcaacaagAGCAGGAATGTTGCAATGGCATTTACCTCAATGTTCCAGTCAACGATAGTCAACAACCCGGTGGCAG CCATGTATACAAGAGTAAACCGGGCAATTTTCACTTAACCACATCAGATGATCAAACATCAATGCAACAATCGCTGCAGGGAGACGGTGCGGGCGGTGAATCGATTGAGAAATCATATCAAAGCAAGACCACCATAAGGCGCACCGAACAAG GCGTACGCATTATTATCGACATCTTTTTCGACAAACAAGAGCATGACATTGATATCATCGGCAGCCGCGTGGAGACAGACATACCAGAGAGTCGCATTCTGGCCGAGTTCCAGCAACACTCGTTGGCAATGCGCTCACAGCAATTGAAATCGAACCAATCACCGAatgtttaa